One genomic segment of Nothobranchius furzeri strain GRZ-AD chromosome 10, NfurGRZ-RIMD1, whole genome shotgun sequence includes these proteins:
- the LOC107374531 gene encoding UDP-glucuronosyltransferase 2A2 isoform X2 has translation MELRVSACILLLLCATSGVDGGKILVWPSEVSHWINMKLLLETLVDRGHQVTVLVPSSSMFMNSSEPAGYGYLPFNVSVSKEFIEKFMQDFLQFSIYEMDHMSYFQIYARFMELLKINMKVSLKFLDGVVKSEPIMKKLKDGNYDVLLADPVYPGSDLTADLLGIPLVFSLRFSLANNWERLCGQLPAPPSYVPGAMSKLTDKMNFSERVWNFLFYALQDIVLEQYMWKEGDKYYSEVRGTPTSACKMMGNADIWLMRTYWDFDFPRPFLPNFKFVGGIHCKPSKPLPKHMEKFVESSGDDGIVVFSLGTMVKNLTSDKANMIASALAQVPQKVLWRYSGKTPNTLGSNTKLYDWIPQNDLLGHPKARAFITHGGANGVYEAIYHGVPMVGIPTFADQPDNMVHMKAKGAAVIADLNFMTSEDLRDAINTVINEKSYKESAMRLSRIHHDRPMSPLDEAVFWIEFTMRHKGAKHLRVQAHELTWYQYHSLDVLSFLLSVVLLLLLLLVKTCRFCFRRCCCRRKTKRKAE, from the exons ATGGAGCTGCGCGTCTCTGCCTGCATCCTCCTGCTACTTTGTGCCACATCTGGAGTAGATGGAGGGAAGATTTTAGTTTGGCCCTCTGAGGTCAGCCACTGGATTAACatgaagctgctgctggagacgCTGGTGGACAGAGGACACCAGGTGACCGTCCTGGTCCCCAGCTCATCCATGTTCATGAACAGCAGCGAACCCGCCGGCTACGGCTATCTACCTTTTAACGTCTCTGTCTCAAAGGAATTCATTGAAAAATTTATGCAAGATTTCCTTCAGTTCTCCATTtatgagatggaccacatgagctACTTTCAGATTTATGCCAGATTTATGGAACTACTTAAAATCAACATGAAGGTTTCATTAAAGTTTTTGGACGGCGTGGTGAAATCAGAGCCCATCATGAAGAAGCTGAAGGACGGAAACTATGACGTTCTCCTGGCTGATCCCGTCTATCCTGGAAGCGATTTAACTGCAGACCTTTTGGGCATCCCTCTAgtcttttctttgcgattttcctTAGCCAACAACTGGGAGAGACTGTGTGGTCAGCTACCTGCACCACCTTCTTACGTTCCAGGTGCAATGAGCAAACTGACAGATAAGATGAACTTCTCAGAGAGAGTGTGGAACTTCCTGTTCTATGCCCTGCAGGATATTGTGCTGGAACAATATATGTGGAAAGAGGGGGATAAATATTATTCTGAAGTCAGAG GAACACCCACCAGTGCCTGTAAGATGATGGGTAATGCCGACATCTGGTTGATGAGAACCTACTGGGATTTTGACTTCCCTCGTCCGTTCCTTCCTAACTTTAAATTTGTTGGTGGGATCCACTGCAAACCTTCTAAACCATTACCAAAG CACATGGAAAAGTTTGTGGAAAGCTCTGGAGATGACGGCATCGTGGTTTTTTCTCTGGGAACTATGGTGAAGAATCTGACCTCAGACAAGGCAAACATGATAGCCTCTGCCCTCGCTCAGGTCCCACAAAAG GTCCTGTGGAGATACAGTGGAAAAACGCCCAACACTTTAGGTTCCAACACCAAACTTTATGACTGGATTCCACAGAACGACCTGCTGG GTCACCCTAAAGCCAGAGCTTTTATCACTCATGGTGGTGCAAACGGGGTTTATGAGGCCATCTACCACGGCGTTCCCATGGTGGGAATCCCAACGTTTGCAGACCAACCAGACAACATGGTGCACATGAAGGCCAAAGGAGCAGCAGTCATAGCTGATTTGAACTTTATGACATCTGAGGACCTCAGAGATGCGATCAACACCGTCATCAATGAGAAATC CTACAAAGAAAGTGCTATGAGACTGTCCAGAATCCACCACGACAGACCCATGAGTCCTCTGGACGAGGCGGTTTTCTGGATCGAGTTCACCATGAGGCACAAAGGAGCAAAGCACCTGAGGGTCCAGGCCCACGAGCTCACCTGGTACCAGTATCACAGCCTGGATGTCCTGAGCTTCCTGCTCTCTGTGGTtctgctgctcctgctcctcctcgtcAAGACCTGCAGGTTCTGTTTCCGGAGGTGCTGCTGCAGAAGGAAGACCAAGAGGAAGGCTGAATAA